Within the Mycobacterium gordonae genome, the region CTCCAGCAACCCGTGCGGCAGCAGCAAACCAAGCAGCAGAGTGCCCTTGCCGGCCGGGAACATCAGACCGGCGATCACCGCCACATTGGCCGCGTTCTGGAAGAGCACGAACGGTATGGGCGCGCCGAGCACCACCGACATCGCGATGCACTTCGCGGCCACCCACGAGTTGTTCACCCAGACCTGCAGGGCGAACGCCGCGGCTGGGTGCTCGCTGTAGTAGGACTCGACGTCGTGGTTGATCAGTTGATCGATATCGGCCGGCGTTCCGACGGCGGACTGTACCTCCGGACTGCCTGCCACCCAGAACGCCATGACCACGACCACAGCGAAGAACGCGCCCGCAGTCGCCAACCACCATCGCCAAGAGCGATAGGCAACCACCGGGAACGACACCGTCCAGAACCGGACGAAAGTGCTGCTCAGTGGGGCGTGCGCGCCGGTGACCGCGGAGCGGGCGCGGGCGACAAGGCTGGATAGCCGGCCGGTGATCAGCGAGTCCGACGACACCGACCGCAAGATCGACAGATGGGTGGACACGCGCTGATACAGCTCGACGAGTTCGTCGATCTCGGCGCCGGTGAGCGAACGGCGCTTCTTGATCAACTGGTCGAGCCGGTCCCATGTGCCTCTATGGGTGAGAAGGAACGCGTCGACGTCCACTTGGGCAGCCTACCCAGCCTGTAGCGTTTCGAGGTATGTCGGAGGTGGTGACCGGCGACGCCGTGGTGCTCGACGTCCAGATAGCCCAGTTACCCGTGCGCGCGGTCAGCGCGATCATCGATATCGCCGTCATCTTCATCGCGTACATCCTGGGCCTGATGCTGTGGGCTGCCTCCCTGGCGCAGTTCGACGAGGCACTGACCGTCGCATTCCTGATCATCTTCACCGTGCTGGCGATGGTCGGCTACCCGGTCGGGATCGAGACGGCGACCCGGGGGCGCTCGGTGGGCAAGATGGTGATGGGTCTGCGAGTGGTGTCCGACGACGGCGGGCCAGAAAGATTCCGCCAAGCGCTATTTCGGGCCCTGGCCGCGGTGGTGGAGATCTGGATGCTGCTCGGGAGTCCCGCGGTGATCTGCAGCGTGCTGTCACCGAAGGCCAAGCGGGTCGGCGACATGTTCGCCGGCACCGTCGTGGTCAGCGAACGCGGGCCCCGAATCGGGCCACCACCGGTGATGCCACCGGCCCTGGCCGGCTGGGCGGCGTCGTTGCAGCTCTCCGGGTTGACCTCCGGCCAGGCTGAGGTGGCCCGTCAGTTTCTCTCGCGGGCACATCAACTCGACCCGGCGCTACGTAATCAGATGGCCTACCGGATAGCCAGCGACGTGGTGTCCCGCATCGCTCCCCCACCCCCGCCCGGCGTGCCGCCGCAGCTGATTCTCGCCGCGGTACTCGCCGAACGGCACCGTCGGGAGTTGGCTCGGCTGCGCCCAGCAACGGCGGCGGGCTGGCCGCCGCAGCAGGGCTGGCCGCCGCAGCAGGGCTGGCCGCCGCAGCAGGGCTGGCCCCAGCAGCAGGGCTGGCCCCAGCAGCCCCAGCAGCCCCAGCAGCAGAGTTGGCCGCCTCAACACCCGCCCCAGGGCTGGGCGCCCGCGCCCGCGCCGCCGCCCGCTCCTGCGGCACCACCGCCGGACCCTGAGTCAGGCGGCTTCTCATTGCCGACTTAGTACTGGGCGACGCTGGCCGCCAGGATGGCGACATCCGTCACCAATAACGCCAATCCGAGAAGCGGAACCGCGATGCCTCCGCGCCGCTTGGCGGTGAAGACCGAGGCGACGATCACCAGTACGGCGACCAGCGGCGGACCGTAGAAGAAGAGGTCGAAACTCAGCCCGTCGCCGAGGTTCGGGCAGCTGTTCCCGGTGCATGAGGCGGTGCTCATCACGGCACCGAGCGCGAAAAGCATGGCTATCGCTGATCCGGGCACCGTCAGCAGCGCGAGCACCCAGTTGACCCGTGAACGAGCCCGTCCATCCTCGGCGATCGTCTGGTTGCCGTTGTTGCCGTTCACCCGTGGGGTGCTACCCGGCGTTCGGGGTGCGCAAACGATCGCCCGTTGCAACCCTAGGTTGCCATCCGATAGTTAGCGATATATCGTGATGCATAACGATACACCGGAGAGTGTCGTCGACACCTCCCCTGAACCGAAGGACTCAACACATGAACAGCCACTTCACTCCCCCCGCTGGCCCCTTCGGCCCGCGACCCGGCTTCGGGTTCGGCCCTGGCCCGTTGCAGCGACGAGCCCTCCACGGCGCCCGGCGTCAGGCCCGGCGGGAATTCTTCGAGAACCTCCGCGACCAGGCCGGTGATCACGGCGGACCAGCAGGGTTCGGTCCCGGATTCGGCCCAGGCTTCGGTCCTGGTTTCGGCCCAGGCTTCGGATTCGGCCCGGGTGGCCGCGGCGGACGCCGAGGCGGGCGCAGCCGCCGCGGTGACGTGCGGGCCGCCATCCTGGTGCTGCTGAACGAGCGGCCCATGCACGGCTACGAGATGATCCAGCAGATCGCCGAACGCAGCAACGGAATCTGGAAGCCGAGTCCCGGTTCGGTGTATCCGACTCTGCAACTGCTCGACGACGAGGGTCTGATCACCGCCAGCGACACCGACGGCAGCAAGAAGCTGTTCGAGCTGACCGACGACGGCCGCGCCGCAGCGGCGAAGGTGGACACCCCGCCGTGGGACGAGATCGCCGAAGGCGTAGATCCGGGGCATATCACCCTGCGGACAGCGGCCCGCCAATTGTTCGGGGCGGTCGGACAGTCGGTCCACGCCGCCAACGCGGAGCAACAGCAACGCATCGTCGACGTGCTCAACAACGCACGCCGGGAGATCTACGGGATTCTCGGCGAGGACTGAGGAAGGCCGTGTGAGCGGACCGGTAGATGTGCCCGCCTGAAGAGACGCTCCTCGGTTCTCCAGCGCCGGAACGGGTCAAAAACGGCCTACTGATCAAGCGTCTGCAGGACTGGCTTCACCTCAGCCTCTCCTCGTCCATGCAACAGAGCGGCCCGCCACGGCCGACACACGAGGTGCAGCGATTGCCACCGAGGATGATCGGGGAGTTGGTCAGCCCACCCGGTCGCCGCACCCGGTGAACTCAGGACACGTCGACCCAGTCCAGGGTCCGCTGCACCGCCTTGCGCCAACCCGCGTATCCCGCGGCGCGCTGGTCGTCGTCCCAGTTCGGGGTCCAGCGCTTGTCCTCTCGCCAATTGGCGCGCAGTTCGGACGGGTCGGCCCAGAAGCCGACCGCCAGGCCCGCCGCGTAGGCAGCCCCCAACGCGGTGGTTTCGGCGACCACCGGCCGCACCACATCCACCCCCAGCACGTCGGCCTGGATCTGCATGCACAGATCGTTGCCGGTGATACCACCGTCGACCTTCAGGATCTCCAGGCGCACGCCGGAGTCGGCCTCCATGGCGTCCACCACGTCGCGACTCTGATAACAGATCGCTTCCAGCGTGGCGCGGGCCAGGTGAGCGTTGGTGTTGAAGCGCGACAGCCCGACGATCGCGCCGCGCGCATCGGATCGCCAGTAGGGCGCGAACAACCCGGAGAACGCCGGCACAAAGTACACCCCGCCGTTGTCGGCGACCTGCCTAGCCAGCGACTCGCTCTGCGAGGCGCCGCTGATGATGCCCAGCTGGTCACGCAGCCACTGCACCGCCGAACCCGTCACCGCGATCGACCCCTCCAGCGCGTAGACCGGTTTGGCGTCCCCGAACTGGTAGCACACCGTGGTGAGCAGGCCGTTGTCGGATCGCACGATCGTCTCGCCGGTATTGAGCAGCAGGAAGTTGCCGGTGCCGTAGGTGTTTTTCGCCTCTCCGGCGTCCAGACACACCTGGCCGACCATCGCCGCATGCTGGTCGCCGAGCACGCCGCTGATGGGTACCTCTCCCCCGATGGGGCCGGTATCGGACGTGACGCCGTAGGGCTGCAGCGGCGACGACGGCTCGATCTTGGGCAACATCTCCCGGGGAATGGAGAAGAACGACAGCAACTCGTCGTCCCAGTCCAGCGTTTCCAGATTCATCAGCATGGTCCGGCTGGCATTGGTCACGTCCGTGACGTGCACGCCACCGCGCGGACCGCCGGTCAGGTTCCACAACACCCAGGTGTCGGCGGTGCCGAACAGCGCGTCGCCCTTTTCCGCCGCCGCGCGCACCCCGTCGACGTTCTCCAGGATCCACTGCAGCTTGCCGCCGGAGAAGTAGGTCGCCGGCGGCAGACCCGCCTTGCGCCGGATCACGTCGCCACGGCCGTCCCGGTCGAGCGCCGATGCGATGCGATCGGTTCGGGTGTCCTGCCAGACGATCGCGTTGTAGTAAGGCCGTCCGGTTCGGCGGTTCCACACCAGCGTCGTCTCCCGCTGGTTGGTGATACCAAGTGCCGCAATCTCTTTCGACGAAATATTGCTGGAGTTCAGAACGGACATCAACACCGACGCGGTGCGCTCCCAGATCTCGACCGGGTTGTGCTCAACCCAACCGGCCCGCGGCAGGATCTGGTCGTGTTCGAGCTGATGACGCGCCACCTCGGCGCCATCGTGATCAAAGATCATGCAGCGAGTACTCGTGGTGCCCTGGTCGATGGCTGCTATGAATTCCGGCGACTCAGCCAACTCGGCCTCTCCTAGGGTGACGTTGGACACTGCAGGTACATGATGGCGCAACGGCGGGCCGGGTTGCGCGCGGCCCGGGAAACCTGTTGCATCGGTCTGGTGGGCGAAGAGGTCAAGCGCACCACGTATGACCGCGCACAACGGCGGGAGTACCGGCGCAAAGTGCGGCTGTGTTTGGACGTCTTCGAGACGATGCTCGCCCGCGGTCGCTTCGATTCAGAGCGGCCGCTCACCGGCATGGAGATCGAATGCAACCTCGTCGACGCTGAATACCAGCCCGCGATGTCGAACCGATTCGTGCTGGACGCCATCGCCGATCCCGCCTACCAGACCGAATTGGGCGCCTACAACATCGAATTCAATGTGCCACCCCGCCCGCTGCCGGGACAGACCACCGTGGACCTGGAGAAAGAGGTCCGGGAAAGCCTCAACGACGCCGAGCTCAAAGCCAATGCCAGCGGCTCGCACATCGTCATGATCGGCATCCTGCCCACCCTGATGCCCAAACATCTGTCGCACGGCTGGATGAGCGAATCCAACCGGTACACCGCACTGAACGAATCGA harbors:
- a CDS encoding stage II sporulation protein M → MDVDAFLLTHRGTWDRLDQLIKKRRSLTGAEIDELVELYQRVSTHLSILRSVSSDSLITGRLSSLVARARSAVTGAHAPLSSTFVRFWTVSFPVVAYRSWRWWLATAGAFFAVVVVMAFWVAGSPEVQSAVGTPADIDQLINHDVESYYSEHPAAAFALQVWVNNSWVAAKCIAMSVVLGAPIPFVLFQNAANVAVIAGLMFPAGKGTLLLGLLLPHGLLELTAVFLAGAVGMRLGWSVISPGDRPRGQVLAEEGRGVVSVAVGLVAVLLVSGLIEAMVTPSPLPTFARIGIGVLAEVAFLSYIVYFGRRGVAAGETGDIEDAPDYVPTG
- the glpK gene encoding glycerol kinase GlpK, with translation MSNVTLGEAELAESPEFIAAIDQGTTSTRCMIFDHDGAEVARHQLEHDQILPRAGWVEHNPVEIWERTASVLMSVLNSSNISSKEIAALGITNQRETTLVWNRRTGRPYYNAIVWQDTRTDRIASALDRDGRGDVIRRKAGLPPATYFSGGKLQWILENVDGVRAAAEKGDALFGTADTWVLWNLTGGPRGGVHVTDVTNASRTMLMNLETLDWDDELLSFFSIPREMLPKIEPSSPLQPYGVTSDTGPIGGEVPISGVLGDQHAAMVGQVCLDAGEAKNTYGTGNFLLLNTGETIVRSDNGLLTTVCYQFGDAKPVYALEGSIAVTGSAVQWLRDQLGIISGASQSESLARQVADNGGVYFVPAFSGLFAPYWRSDARGAIVGLSRFNTNAHLARATLEAICYQSRDVVDAMEADSGVRLEILKVDGGITGNDLCMQIQADVLGVDVVRPVVAETTALGAAYAAGLAVGFWADPSELRANWREDKRWTPNWDDDQRAAGYAGWRKAVQRTLDWVDVS
- a CDS encoding RDD family protein — encoded protein: MSEVVTGDAVVLDVQIAQLPVRAVSAIIDIAVIFIAYILGLMLWAASLAQFDEALTVAFLIIFTVLAMVGYPVGIETATRGRSVGKMVMGLRVVSDDGGPERFRQALFRALAAVVEIWMLLGSPAVICSVLSPKAKRVGDMFAGTVVVSERGPRIGPPPVMPPALAGWAASLQLSGLTSGQAEVARQFLSRAHQLDPALRNQMAYRIASDVVSRIAPPPPPGVPPQLILAAVLAERHRRELARLRPATAAGWPPQQGWPPQQGWPPQQGWPQQQGWPQQPQQPQQQSWPPQHPPQGWAPAPAPPPAPAAPPPDPESGGFSLPT
- a CDS encoding PadR family transcriptional regulator, with product MNSHFTPPAGPFGPRPGFGFGPGPLQRRALHGARRQARREFFENLRDQAGDHGGPAGFGPGFGPGFGPGFGPGFGFGPGGRGGRRGGRSRRGDVRAAILVLLNERPMHGYEMIQQIAERSNGIWKPSPGSVYPTLQLLDDEGLITASDTDGSKKLFELTDDGRAAAAKVDTPPWDEIAEGVDPGHITLRTAARQLFGAVGQSVHAANAEQQQRIVDVLNNARREIYGILGED